A portion of the Granulosicoccus antarcticus IMCC3135 genome contains these proteins:
- a CDS encoding glycerophosphodiester phosphodiesterase family protein, whose product MNQSLPYSRPLSIAHRGASAYAPANSIQAFLFAAQLGADMWEVDLRLSADKQILAFHDDNLPDGRKIGELSYAEIQKAVPIDTPPLFKDILNLAQQHKCGIYADIKDREAAIPISNMLTEQKIELAILGSFDQATITLLIEHETPYPLAGLIPVGADPFSFPLDIDVIHLCWERLDRPQDLLDEAFFARCRKEGRKVVLWHEEGPARMSELRGLPVFGICSDQPELVHPFVPPEDWPVQIVCHRGANHIAPENTLKGAVACFAAGFSHVELDVQVTADNKLVAMHDSSLERTSNGTGPVCEKTLKELGNLSAGAWFSDHYADEKIPTLEAYLRLAKSWGRQLYVELKNAPAELVWQSVVSNEMVDSCFFWSFNHDLLVDMRAIAPTAHIMLRRQDFDTLNETLESLSPALVEYTVNDELHDIETLRDKNVLSMLAYNGKDLEVFQSIVALKPDLVNLGYPFEFAAFISDKRE is encoded by the coding sequence TTCGCTGCACAATTGGGTGCAGACATGTGGGAGGTGGACTTACGCCTGTCAGCAGACAAGCAAATACTGGCGTTTCACGACGATAATTTGCCTGATGGTCGCAAGATAGGTGAGTTGAGCTATGCGGAGATACAAAAGGCTGTTCCAATTGATACGCCGCCATTGTTCAAGGACATATTGAATCTTGCACAACAGCACAAGTGCGGCATCTATGCTGACATCAAAGATCGAGAGGCTGCCATTCCAATATCCAACATGCTGACTGAGCAAAAGATTGAGTTAGCGATTCTAGGCTCGTTTGATCAGGCGACCATCACTCTGCTGATTGAGCACGAGACTCCCTATCCACTGGCTGGTTTGATACCTGTTGGCGCCGACCCTTTCAGCTTCCCGCTTGATATTGATGTCATTCATCTGTGCTGGGAGCGATTGGATAGACCGCAGGATCTATTGGATGAAGCGTTCTTTGCCAGGTGTCGAAAAGAGGGGCGGAAGGTTGTACTGTGGCATGAAGAGGGGCCTGCTCGTATGAGTGAGCTTCGGGGCCTGCCGGTTTTTGGTATCTGCTCTGATCAGCCCGAGCTGGTCCATCCATTTGTGCCACCTGAGGACTGGCCGGTTCAAATTGTTTGCCACCGTGGTGCCAATCATATAGCTCCGGAAAATACATTAAAGGGGGCAGTGGCTTGTTTTGCAGCAGGTTTCAGTCATGTTGAGCTTGACGTTCAGGTAACCGCTGACAATAAGCTTGTTGCCATGCATGACTCATCCCTTGAACGAACATCCAACGGTACAGGCCCGGTCTGTGAGAAGACGCTAAAGGAGCTAGGCAACCTGAGTGCTGGTGCATGGTTTTCAGATCACTATGCTGATGAAAAGATACCCACACTTGAGGCCTATTTGCGTCTTGCAAAATCCTGGGGCAGACAGCTCTATGTTGAGTTGAAAAATGCACCTGCAGAGCTTGTGTGGCAGTCAGTGGTGTCGAATGAAATGGTCGATAGCTGCTTCTTCTGGTCTTTCAATCATGATTTGCTGGTCGATATGCGGGCGATTGCACCCACTGCTCATATAATGTTGCGACGACAGGATTTTGATACGCTCAATGAAACACTCGAAAGTCTGTCTCCTGCGCTTGTTGAATATACCGTGAATGATGAGCTACATGATATTGAAACTCTGCGTGATAAAAACGTTCTTTCCATGCTCGCGTACAACGGTAAGGATTTAGAGGTATTCCAATCTATCGTTGCTTTGAAACCGGATCTTGTGAACCTCGGATATCCATTCGAGTTTGCAGCGTTCATTTCTGATAAACGAGAATAG
- a CDS encoding helix-turn-helix transcriptional regulator yields MNLNTHETDLVFSIMRDLSGDFDHAQVRQRVGSRLLELLNAEYFASFVWDQDANKFLSCVQINMCLDNLSRYEAYYQFHDPITPMLQRRRKATPVSQVLSHKRLVKTEFFNDFLKQDGLCYGINYFAYDRGTNIGDVRVWRGKSAEDFSARDAMIIDAIGPSFVNALIRAHKLDETLPALRFSQISAQLQLTNREVEIADMLVVGFTDNEICQKLCFSKSTLRTHIGSIFRKSDLNRRTQLSQFLADQVNLLH; encoded by the coding sequence GTGAACCTGAACACTCATGAGACTGATCTTGTTTTTTCGATCATGCGCGATCTAAGTGGCGACTTTGATCATGCGCAGGTTCGTCAACGTGTTGGGAGCCGTTTACTTGAATTACTGAATGCAGAATATTTTGCCTCTTTTGTCTGGGACCAGGATGCGAACAAATTCTTGTCCTGCGTACAAATCAATATGTGTCTAGACAACCTTTCCAGATATGAAGCATATTATCAATTTCACGACCCCATCACGCCCATGCTTCAAAGGCGACGAAAAGCCACGCCTGTTAGCCAGGTTCTGAGTCACAAGCGATTGGTTAAGACCGAGTTCTTCAATGACTTCCTCAAACAAGATGGCTTATGTTATGGCATCAACTATTTTGCCTATGACAGAGGTACAAATATTGGGGATGTCAGAGTTTGGCGAGGTAAATCAGCAGAAGATTTCTCGGCCCGCGATGCCATGATCATTGATGCCATTGGACCAAGTTTTGTCAATGCGCTTATCAGAGCGCACAAGCTTGATGAGACTTTGCCTGCGCTAAGATTTAGCCAGATCAGTGCGCAACTTCAACTCACAAATCGTGAAGTTGAAATTGCCGATATGTTGGTGGTCGGATTTACGGATAATGAGATTTGCCAAAAGCTCTGCTTCTCAAAGTCGACACTCAGAACACATATTGGCTCAATTTTCCGAAAATCTGATCTCAACCGACGAACTCAGCTAAGCCAGTTTCTGGCAGATCAAGTGAATCTTCTTCACTGA
- a CDS encoding Na/Pi cotransporter family protein, with translation MLLLFSVRLVRTGIERAHGAAFQKHLVKQTNLISASLSGVGLAVILQSSAAVALLASGFFMSGYLSFSTGLAIVLGGDLGSALVIRILSYSVDWIIAPLLAVGGWCVIKSESKTLRQYGRVIMGIALILISLGYLRQAIEPFRESALLPTIAAYLEQDYVSAFIVGAILTFGMHSSVAAILVVITFVEIDAVTFEAGLSLLVGANFGSGFIPVWLTKGMPGEARRLVFANLFARGILSLFVLSILPILHSYFVGKPEPGSHMLMVGHMVFNATLVLLTLPFCRHIEGIMKKMYPGRQSVKSVKRALIQPVSVLEKGTINTPKLAFTSLKQELLRMLGLVESMFHPVMQIYLDSNDDQVQAIRQKDKEVNACLFGIRSFVASIPTELYNKAESRVASDLLEYAIRLESAGDVVARQITELAVDFRINGYKFSGEGQAELTKMHEEILSNFKLAANVLISNDPENARLLSLEKTEIKRVERQSRKRHLKRLQNGLTESFETSDIHLETLRAFREFNGHVAAIAYPVLYETGQLLETRLITTLPVSSDSVKKQA, from the coding sequence ATGCTCCTGCTCTTTTCTGTACGTTTGGTACGGACAGGAATAGAGCGTGCACATGGAGCCGCATTTCAGAAACACCTGGTCAAGCAGACAAATTTGATCAGTGCCAGTTTGTCTGGGGTTGGTCTGGCCGTAATACTGCAAAGCTCTGCAGCTGTTGCATTGTTGGCATCCGGCTTTTTCATGTCGGGCTATCTGAGCTTTTCTACTGGCCTTGCAATTGTATTGGGCGGAGATTTAGGCTCTGCGTTGGTAATACGTATATTGTCTTATTCTGTGGATTGGATAATTGCACCCTTGCTGGCGGTTGGCGGCTGGTGTGTGATCAAGTCGGAAAGCAAAACACTGCGTCAATATGGCCGTGTCATTATGGGCATCGCACTCATATTGATATCGTTAGGCTATCTTCGTCAAGCAATCGAACCATTTCGGGAGAGTGCTCTCCTGCCTACTATTGCGGCTTACCTGGAGCAGGATTACGTATCCGCATTTATTGTAGGTGCAATACTTACATTTGGAATGCACTCCAGTGTTGCTGCAATACTGGTAGTCATCACCTTCGTTGAAATTGATGCGGTCACGTTTGAAGCGGGCCTGTCGTTGCTGGTCGGGGCCAATTTTGGTAGTGGATTCATACCAGTCTGGTTAACCAAAGGCATGCCGGGTGAGGCACGCAGACTGGTTTTTGCAAATCTGTTTGCTCGTGGAATATTGTCACTGTTTGTGCTGAGTATCTTACCCATCCTTCATTCCTATTTTGTTGGAAAGCCGGAGCCTGGCTCTCACATGCTGATGGTTGGGCATATGGTTTTCAACGCCACTTTGGTTCTGTTGACTCTTCCCTTCTGCCGGCATATCGAAGGCATCATGAAGAAAATGTACCCAGGCAGACAGTCCGTTAAAAGTGTGAAGCGGGCTCTGATACAACCTGTCTCCGTACTGGAAAAAGGCACGATCAACACGCCTAAACTGGCATTTACCAGTTTGAAACAAGAACTTCTCAGAATGCTGGGCCTGGTTGAATCAATGTTTCATCCTGTCATGCAAATCTATTTGGACAGCAATGATGATCAGGTTCAAGCGATCAGACAGAAAGACAAAGAAGTGAACGCTTGTCTTTTCGGAATTCGCTCTTTTGTTGCAAGCATTCCAACAGAGCTCTATAACAAGGCTGAGTCCAGAGTGGCGAGTGATTTGCTCGAATACGCTATACGGCTTGAATCCGCAGGGGATGTTGTTGCAAGGCAGATTACAGAGCTGGCCGTAGACTTTCGTATCAATGGATACAAGTTCAGCGGTGAAGGACAGGCAGAGCTGACAAAAATGCATGAAGAAATTCTTTCAAATTTCAAACTTGCGGCTAATGTCCTTATTTCAAATGATCCTGAGAATGCCAGGCTCTTGAGCCTTGAGAAAACAGAGATCAAGCGGGTTGAACGACAAAGTCGAAAACGACATTTGAAGCGTTTGCAGAATGGCCTGACAGAGAGTTTCGAGACCAGCGACATACATTTGGAAACACTCAGAGCATTCAGAGAGTTCAACGGTCATGTCGCTGCGATAGCCTATCCAGTTCTGTATGAAACTGGACAGTTACTTGAAACACGATTAATTACCACTCTTCCCGTGAGTTCGGATTCTGTGAAAAAGCAGGCATAG
- a CDS encoding LysR substrate-binding domain-containing protein yields MKVIREFAVSRPKVSVRIDASLSEHHRKSLRDGFLDLAIMRQPLGIETGKVLAKNQLVWIADAGLDLDNELSISLAHISGPCQYFRAATTTIEAAGDHWRSVYSCSTLEGVRAGVCSGMGVGVIPVEDCTDLTLIREHHRLPKLPEFSVAIEMAIIDPPVIVRVLAEKLKEVL; encoded by the coding sequence ATGAAAGTGATTCGTGAGTTTGCGGTGTCGAGGCCAAAGGTATCAGTGCGAATCGACGCAAGCCTCTCGGAACATCATCGAAAGAGCCTTCGCGATGGTTTCCTCGATCTGGCCATCATGCGACAACCCCTTGGCATAGAAACCGGTAAAGTGCTTGCAAAGAACCAGCTGGTCTGGATCGCGGATGCGGGCCTTGATCTCGACAACGAGCTCAGTATTTCGCTGGCACATATCAGTGGTCCCTGCCAATACTTTCGGGCTGCCACCACGACCATCGAGGCTGCCGGTGATCACTGGCGCTCGGTGTATTCATGCAGCACACTGGAGGGCGTGCGGGCAGGTGTCTGTTCAGGCATGGGAGTCGGCGTGATTCCAGTCGAGGACTGTACCGACTTGACGCTGATCCGGGAACATCACCGCTTGCCCAAACTGCCGGAGTTCAGCGTTGCAATCGAAATGGCCATCATCGATCCCCCAGTCATCGTAAGAGTGCTTGCGGAAAAGCTGAAAGAGGTTCTCTGA
- a CDS encoding LacI family DNA-binding transcriptional regulator, giving the protein MSKKHNKSVTSFDVAQQAGVSRSMVSRAYTDGAKISNESRKKVYEAAEKLGYRVNYLARGLQTRQSNLVGIVASALDTPFRARQVKMAAREFIRQGYRPMLMVAETPDEVEQLISLLFSYNVAGMLITSATPSSEIIVESNNLSVPVVLINRETEIVGPDKVQIDIQQAGKLAFDMLIRSGAKNLAVVRPVSPSFSVTGRSDAFVQHCSENGYSAQVFNAASQSYDSGFEVAGKIGLALDRIDGLFCTTDLLAIGVMDRLRADWNVDIPNGLQIVGFDDIEQAKWGSYQLSTIRQDAKEQACAAVDLMLDRIENPDRDPKIYLQTVVPIFRNTTQKSQ; this is encoded by the coding sequence GTGTCCAAAAAGCACAATAAGTCTGTGACCTCATTTGATGTTGCTCAACAAGCAGGTGTTTCGCGATCAATGGTATCTCGCGCCTATACAGACGGTGCAAAAATATCGAACGAGTCCCGCAAGAAGGTATACGAGGCAGCTGAAAAATTAGGGTATCGGGTTAATTATCTGGCAAGAGGGCTGCAGACGCGCCAATCCAATCTTGTTGGCATCGTAGCTTCTGCTCTTGATACGCCATTTCGTGCGCGACAGGTAAAGATGGCGGCACGTGAGTTCATAAGGCAGGGGTATCGTCCCATGTTGATGGTGGCGGAAACGCCAGATGAAGTCGAACAATTGATATCACTTCTCTTTAGCTACAATGTTGCGGGCATGCTGATTACCTCTGCCACCCCTTCCTCAGAGATCATTGTTGAGAGTAATAATTTATCCGTTCCGGTTGTGCTGATTAACAGGGAGACTGAGATAGTCGGTCCTGATAAAGTTCAAATAGATATACAGCAGGCTGGAAAGCTGGCTTTTGATATGTTGATTCGTTCGGGGGCAAAAAACCTGGCTGTTGTACGGCCTGTATCGCCCTCATTCTCAGTGACCGGGCGCTCTGACGCATTTGTACAGCACTGTTCTGAGAATGGGTACAGCGCACAAGTGTTCAATGCTGCTTCACAAAGCTATGACTCTGGCTTCGAGGTTGCAGGTAAAATAGGTCTGGCCCTCGACAGGATAGATGGACTTTTCTGCACAACTGACTTACTGGCTATTGGCGTCATGGATCGACTACGGGCGGATTGGAATGTTGACATACCCAATGGGCTGCAAATTGTCGGATTTGATGACATAGAGCAAGCGAAGTGGGGTAGCTATCAGCTATCTACGATACGGCAAGATGCCAAGGAACAAGCCTGCGCGGCAGTTGATCTCATGCTGGACAGAATAGAGAATCCTGATCGAGATCCTAAAATCTACCTTCAAACCGTGGTTCCGATATTCAGAAATACAACGCAGAAATCGCAATGA
- a CDS encoding NAD-binding protein: MDYSRNAKAGPHIGGTIGPAKAGLLLGLAAGTDVAFAAAEPVMRDLTRRLEHLGPVGRGAAMKLAINLPLMVYWGAVGEAIALAVGNGVDPALATDILVDSSGAIGAAKKRVPPIHDFLTTGNPGATSLNLQNGIKDMKLMEAALSLVGAVSVHGVAIAFSDYVGYSEEKAPRVY, from the coding sequence TTGGATTATAGTCGGAATGCCAAGGCAGGCCCTCATATAGGAGGCACCATTGGCCCTGCCAAGGCGGGACTACTGCTCGGATTGGCGGCAGGAACAGATGTGGCATTTGCAGCTGCTGAACCTGTGATGCGGGATCTTACTCGCCGGTTGGAACACCTCGGTCCGGTTGGACGCGGGGCTGCCATGAAACTGGCCATTAACCTGCCGTTGATGGTTTATTGGGGGGCAGTCGGAGAAGCCATCGCCCTTGCGGTTGGCAACGGTGTTGACCCGGCGTTGGCCACAGATATTCTGGTAGACAGTTCCGGTGCTATTGGTGCAGCCAAAAAGCGTGTACCGCCAATCCATGACTTTCTGACCACAGGAAACCCCGGTGCAACAAGTCTGAACCTGCAGAACGGCATCAAGGATATGAAACTGATGGAAGCAGCACTCAGCCTGGTGGGCGCGGTAAGCGTTCACGGCGTTGCAATAGCGTTTTCTGACTATGTAGGCTATTCTGAAGAAAAGGCCCCGCGAGTTTATTAG
- a CDS encoding inositol monophosphatase family protein — protein sequence MIDRIDERLELAKRIAVEAGDLASGMRSNRGDLVGNVKSHQDFVTAADLAAERLIRDRISEHFSDDSVLGEEQGTSGDGKALWVVDPIDGTTNFMHGLADWCVSIAFCYDGVIVCGAIYVPDSATLAWASLGNGAFMNGERMAVSSCVDPKRALVLLGRSGRTSNADYLSLIKSVFEQGMEYRRNGSAAVSLLTVACGRVEGFYESHLNAWDVFAGILLIQEAGGKVDCPSITEFITNGGYLMASNTCLHDDMSVISRAHDADIALAAE from the coding sequence ATGATTGATCGAATTGACGAAAGACTTGAATTGGCTAAAAGAATTGCGGTGGAGGCCGGTGATCTGGCTTCTGGCATGCGGTCCAACAGGGGAGACCTGGTTGGTAACGTGAAATCGCATCAGGATTTCGTAACAGCTGCTGATCTAGCCGCTGAACGACTCATCCGTGATCGAATTTCCGAACACTTCTCTGACGATTCTGTATTGGGTGAGGAGCAGGGAACTTCGGGCGATGGCAAGGCTCTATGGGTTGTTGATCCGATCGACGGTACGACCAATTTTATGCACGGTCTTGCCGATTGGTGCGTATCAATCGCATTTTGCTACGACGGTGTCATTGTTTGTGGCGCAATCTACGTCCCTGACAGCGCCACACTTGCGTGGGCAAGTCTGGGTAATGGCGCATTCATGAATGGCGAACGTATGGCTGTGTCTTCGTGTGTGGACCCCAAGCGTGCCTTGGTATTGCTTGGTCGATCCGGCAGGACCAGTAATGCTGACTACCTGAGCCTTATCAAGAGCGTATTCGAACAAGGAATGGAGTATCGTCGCAACGGTTCTGCTGCAGTGAGTTTGCTAACCGTCGCATGCGGTCGTGTTGAAGGGTTCTATGAGTCTCATCTGAATGCCTGGGATGTTTTTGCAGGAATTCTTCTCATACAAGAAGCAGGGGGGAAGGTTGATTGTCCTTCCATCACAGAGTTCATTACCAATGGTGGCTACCTGATGGCCAGTAACACTTGTTTACATGACGATATGTCAGTTATCTCAAGAGCTCATGACGCCGACATTGCCTTAGCGGCTGAATAG
- the iaaH gene encoding indoleacetamide hydrolase — translation MATSELIGAAELKRRLEKKDISAAEFAADVILREKQNTSLNAISSFDPNLLMENAKRADQRRQSGNAEPLCGIPLIVKDNINTVAFPTTAGTTALQNHTPATDAGVIVALEGQGAIIAAKSGMHELAFGVTSNNSVTGAIRNPHDQSKIPGGSSGGTAAAVAAGIFPAGLGTDTGASVRLPAALCGIVGFRPTVGRYASNGIVPISHTRDTAGTFGNKVEDIVLLDSVLSGSSTAARKKDINQVVLGICREVLFENLEPEVEKAIQEQLKTLESAGARLVEVNISDIWSHNEEFSFPVVLYEVMRDLPAYLKEHAPEVSFEKLIEQIGSPDVAGAFKSQLGGGAMPETAYQAAINEHRPAMRAIYAEAFAQHNLTALAFPTSPLRATDIGSDETVSLNGEQVPTFPTFIRNTDLGSNLGVPGISLPCQNVNGLPIGIEFDGVMGRDQDLLELALTVEEVLSH, via the coding sequence ATGGCAACTTCAGAACTAATTGGCGCTGCGGAGCTAAAACGCAGACTAGAAAAGAAAGACATTTCTGCTGCAGAATTCGCCGCAGATGTCATTCTGCGTGAGAAGCAGAATACGAGTCTGAATGCAATTTCAAGCTTCGATCCCAATCTATTGATGGAGAACGCAAAGCGTGCTGACCAGAGACGTCAGTCGGGTAATGCAGAGCCTCTTTGCGGAATACCACTGATCGTCAAAGACAACATCAATACCGTGGCCTTTCCAACGACCGCTGGTACTACCGCGCTGCAGAACCATACGCCTGCAACGGATGCCGGCGTCATCGTCGCGCTTGAGGGCCAAGGCGCTATCATTGCGGCAAAATCAGGCATGCACGAACTGGCATTCGGCGTCACATCGAATAACTCAGTGACTGGTGCTATACGAAACCCGCATGACCAAAGCAAGATACCAGGCGGATCCTCTGGCGGTACCGCAGCTGCTGTTGCAGCGGGTATATTCCCAGCGGGCCTTGGTACAGACACAGGTGCCTCTGTCAGGCTGCCTGCAGCGCTTTGCGGCATTGTTGGCTTCCGCCCAACTGTCGGGCGCTATGCAAGCAATGGCATCGTCCCTATCAGCCATACTCGTGATACCGCTGGCACCTTTGGGAATAAGGTTGAGGATATCGTCTTGCTTGACTCTGTGCTCTCCGGTTCGTCGACAGCTGCCAGGAAGAAAGACATCAACCAGGTGGTACTGGGTATCTGCAGAGAGGTTCTGTTTGAGAATCTGGAGCCTGAAGTCGAGAAAGCTATTCAGGAGCAACTCAAGACACTCGAGTCCGCGGGAGCCAGGCTGGTGGAAGTCAATATCTCCGACATCTGGAGTCACAATGAGGAATTCAGTTTTCCTGTTGTCTTGTACGAGGTCATGCGCGACTTACCGGCCTATTTGAAAGAGCATGCTCCTGAAGTCAGCTTCGAGAAGCTTATCGAACAAATTGGGTCACCCGATGTCGCCGGTGCATTCAAGAGTCAACTTGGTGGTGGTGCCATGCCTGAAACTGCCTATCAGGCTGCCATCAATGAACATCGTCCGGCCATGCGCGCAATCTATGCCGAGGCATTTGCTCAGCACAACCTGACAGCCCTTGCGTTTCCAACATCACCATTGCGGGCAACCGACATCGGTTCAGATGAGACCGTTAGCCTGAACGGTGAACAGGTACCTACCTTCCCTACCTTCATTCGGAATACCGATCTGGGATCAAATCTGGGTGTGCCCGGTATCTCCCTGCCCTGCCAGAACGTCAACGGTTTGCCGATCGGCATCGAATTTGATGGAGTTATGGGCAGGGACCAGGACCTTCTCGAACTGGCTCTTACTGTTGAAGAGGTCCTCTCTCATTGA
- the tnpC gene encoding IS66 family transposase, with amino-acid sequence MVPESDVDQIQRYFPTAACGCGGSIFVDPEPRCRHQVFDIPVVRFSVIEHQLFGGQCNGCGKHHCAQTPDSVPSGQMGPNLVALIAHLSGRYHLSIRNIQDYLVEHWQLHFSLGALSQAQAKATSALGDPYRQIGDFVRQQPVAHADETRHFRGNECRWLWSLVCVQACYFLTQASRGKEAADRLLGEFTGYLVTDDYVGYNRVPQSRRQLCWPHLIRKFIDIAGRVSNGGKIGRRLLLLAHAVIRTRHRWQDQLIDEAVYYRRMQRLRRSFHQTLERGARLRIDGRTKRQCQHLLKRESMCWTFLKDHRIPLDNNSAERALRPYVIWRKLSFATQSYQGDQFRPLILSIVGTAQRIGISSYQFIRIACHQSMIEGEVKVRFPFDTPRLATS; translated from the coding sequence CTGGTACCCGAAAGTGATGTCGATCAGATTCAGCGCTATTTTCCGACCGCGGCCTGTGGCTGTGGTGGCTCTATCTTTGTCGATCCCGAGCCGCGCTGTCGTCACCAGGTGTTTGATATCCCGGTGGTGCGTTTTTCAGTGATTGAGCATCAACTGTTCGGTGGGCAGTGCAACGGGTGTGGTAAACATCATTGCGCCCAGACTCCCGATAGCGTGCCTTCGGGGCAGATGGGCCCCAATCTGGTGGCACTTATCGCTCATCTGTCCGGGCGTTATCATTTGTCGATTCGTAATATTCAGGATTATCTGGTTGAGCACTGGCAGTTGCATTTCAGTCTCGGTGCCCTCTCTCAGGCTCAGGCAAAAGCGACGAGCGCATTAGGCGACCCGTACCGACAGATTGGCGATTTTGTTCGCCAACAACCCGTGGCGCATGCCGATGAAACACGGCATTTTCGCGGCAATGAGTGCCGTTGGCTGTGGTCGTTAGTGTGTGTGCAAGCTTGCTATTTCCTGACACAGGCCTCGCGCGGCAAAGAGGCTGCCGATAGGCTGTTAGGCGAATTCACAGGGTATTTGGTCACTGATGACTACGTGGGTTATAACCGTGTACCGCAAAGTCGTCGTCAACTGTGTTGGCCGCACCTGATTCGAAAATTCATCGATATTGCTGGACGGGTAAGCAATGGCGGCAAGATCGGACGCCGACTTTTATTACTTGCCCACGCGGTTATCCGCACCCGACATCGATGGCAAGATCAACTCATCGACGAGGCCGTTTATTACCGGCGAATGCAGCGACTACGCCGCAGCTTTCACCAGACGCTGGAGCGAGGTGCCCGGCTACGAATCGATGGGCGAACCAAACGTCAATGCCAACATCTTCTCAAGCGAGAATCGATGTGTTGGACCTTTCTCAAAGATCACAGAATCCCGCTAGACAACAATAGCGCTGAGCGTGCGCTTCGGCCCTATGTGATCTGGCGCAAGTTGAGCTTTGCCACCCAATCGTATCAAGGCGATCAGTTTCGTCCCTTGATACTGAGCATCGTGGGCACTGCACAACGGATAGGGATCTCAAGCTATCAGTTTATCCGCATCGCGTGTCACCAGTCGATGATTGAGGGCGAGGTGAAAGTGCGCTTTCCGTTTGATACGCCTCGGTTAGCGACTAGCTGA
- a CDS encoding M20/M25/M40 family metallo-hydrolase — protein MDRATNVVYQRMNEPVCSLAKQLLESSMQDSITFDPVDFTAKLVRIPSCDPPGGELAVAQVVAQQLTALGIECELDEFQPGRTNVIGRVRGTGTKRPMVFSAHLDTVPVGDQEWDFPPFAGTVKEGQLQGRGSSDMKSAVATFIAAADRLNYADELGLDRDIVYQMLSGGAGQSRMSDLRMPLMISGAYDPPTASLKMFEKDLSIIGNDIAEKGVQTPLFDACQVLYGAAFAELPEGLDTAAIFEIYRNGRKD, from the coding sequence ATGGATAGGGCAACAAATGTCGTTTATCAACGGATGAATGAGCCTGTATGCTCGCTCGCAAAGCAACTTTTGGAAAGTTCCATGCAAGATTCCATTACCTTTGATCCAGTTGATTTCACAGCAAAGCTGGTACGCATCCCCAGTTGCGATCCACCGGGTGGTGAGCTCGCAGTGGCGCAAGTGGTGGCACAACAACTGACGGCACTTGGCATCGAATGCGAGCTGGACGAATTCCAGCCGGGGCGGACGAACGTGATTGGTCGCGTGCGCGGTACAGGGACGAAGCGCCCGATGGTTTTTTCTGCCCATCTGGATACGGTTCCAGTTGGTGATCAGGAATGGGACTTTCCACCGTTTGCTGGCACGGTGAAAGAAGGCCAGCTGCAGGGCCGTGGATCGTCCGACATGAAATCGGCAGTAGCCACGTTCATCGCAGCGGCGGACCGGCTGAACTATGCGGATGAATTGGGTCTGGATCGTGACATCGTTTATCAAATGTTAAGTGGTGGTGCAGGGCAGTCGCGTATGTCTGATCTGCGGATGCCACTCATGATTTCGGGGGCTTATGATCCACCTACGGCTAGCCTCAAGATGTTTGAAAAAGACCTAAGCATCATTGGCAATGACATCGCTGAAAAGGGTGTGCAGACGCCGTTATTTGACGCCTGCCAGGTGCTGTACGGTGCCGCTTTCGCAGAGTTGCCAGAAGGGTTGGATACCGCTGCGATATTTGAAATCTATCGCAACGGTCGCAAGGATTAA